AATTTTGAGTATACAGCCCCAGAAGGCTGTATATGGCGATTGCACTGGAGGTGGATCTACTAAGGATACAAGATGGCTTGTTACACAAGTCCaggaagacaaacaaacaaactccacaATCTCTATGCCGATCTGTTCAGTGGAGAGAGAAACTGTCAAATCTCTCTCTGTCCCCACTGAAACAGCATGTGGGGCCCTTCAAGCTACTGCTTGCCACTGGCCTGTCCTTTACAATCTGCTGCAGATGGAGCACGTATAGGTTTATGTCAGGGCTATTAGAATCAAAGGACAGAAATGTCAGTTTTTACtacagggtgggtgggtgggtgggtgtgtgtgtgaataggaAAAGAAgtttcaaataaaacaaaacaagaataatCACATGAGTATCACTGTCTTTTAACTGATGTACAAATAGTAATTACTGCTCACAGTAATTTAGATAGGAATGTCTTATTCCCATTATACAGTtggaaaagcagagagaaagcGTAAATGAATCGGTGCAAGCCCGCACAGTGTACTAATGGCAGAGCCAAGATTAAAAAACACAAAGACAAACATACACAACTGAACAACTCAGGCATGCCTGGCTCCTAGGCTGTGTCCACTAGCCTACCCCATAGCCTCCAATGAGGCAAGAGTGGGTGTATAACCGAACATTGGAGACGAAGCCTCCccgcaaaaacaaaaacacaaaaccccACATTAAAAAACAACCATAAAGGCATTTACAATTACCTTCTGAACTGACTTTTAACCTTCTTattttttcacaatggaaagaataTTTGATCTTCTGTAAGCAAAACCTTTATATAGGTCACCAGCTCCAACGCACTGTAGAAAATCACTACTTATTTCTGTTGTGTGTCGAGTTTGGGAAGAGAAGCCATTTTTAAATCTGAGCTTCTGTATGAGTAGCAAAACCCACTGATTCTGCAACATCAGATGAAGGGTTGGAGTTTATCCATTCACCCAtggggagcagtgtgtgtgtgcgccaaCCAGATTTACTAAAGTACTcatttcttctgttttcttttttgtaaacaGCTGAAATAAAAGAATACAAGTGCTTACCTCTTTTGTTTATATCAAGTTCTGATAACTTTAGGGATAGTTCACTAGAGTTCCCACTTGTAGAGGACACCAGGATATCATGTAGTGCATTTCTTCTACCTGTTCTTCCTGAAGCAATAAAATCTGCATATGTAGATTCCACATCAGTCATTGCTAACAAATATCCACATAGCAGTACCTAAATATGGAACAGAAAAAAGGTCCATATTTAAAACATGGGAAAGGCAAAAAGGACAGGGAGGCAGAAGAGGACAGCTAGATGCCTCCAATCATGAAAAATGAAACCTTTAAAATGTGCTGGATTTACAGTAGTAACACAGAGACCCCTCAAACTACTGAAGTTGGCAaattaagagaataaaatgaataaaaataaaaagtgcaaGGATGTTGTCGCACAAATGTTCTTTATTAAACTATTTTTACAACTGTAGTTTCAATATGTGAAAGAATATTTCATAATACAGTCATAAGTGCAGTTTTTAATGATAAATTTAGTAACATAAGAACTCTGCTATATAGTGTTTGCTGGGAAGTGGGAGTTGGAAAGAGTTCTTTTCTGCGTGAAATACGAAGTACACGGATTAACAGAGTTTGAATTAGTGAAGTTCTGCTTTGTTTCTGCATGGTTAATGTTCTTCTCGGCAGTGGAGAGATTGTGGTTTGATAATATTGGTACTGTATATACCACTAGGGCTTCATAAGTAAATTTGCTTTGCTGTGGTATCAGCTCCAAAGTGAATGCATTGCAATAAAGCCACTGATGTCggtggagctatgttgatttacacctaCTGAGGATCTGATCTGCACCATCTCCTGGTGGTTCAAtacctctcctctcctttccctttgcAGGAgaattttattacaaatgttcTTGAAAAACCATTACATTTGTAGGCTTCCTTTTGACAATCATATTTCTTTTATGTGCCCAAACTCCATTAGCATGCTCACCTAAAGTTTTCTGCAGAGATCTAGACAGGTAGGTTTCATTAATGAAATTTCAGAAAAGTCATGTCTACTACACCAGTACTTGATAGAAAAGGGAGCACCAAGATCCACAAAGAAGAGGGTAgcattactcctgagggaattctgcaccactgtacatgtgcagaatttatgtcccccacagatttgattgcttccctgcagaaaaatgactttctgacagggatgcaaagggaagccacaagaaccatcatgcgaccctccccaagcagtatgtttcaggtgcccagggcagccagcagagaggtaaatcactctggggcaaggggcaggactggggaagaccagattggtggctcctaccctgcaccgggctgctagtcccggctgggctggggaagacgggacctcctcttcccctgcatggctttCAGGAccatgtcagacccacccctagATTTCTTCCCTGGCTGTAGGAAGGGCTGCAaacttccccacctccccctaTGCTTCCTGCACCccttgctcctcagctgcagggggaaggatcactgtacagggagctgctcccccatccgcccaacccccgtgcatccagaccccctcatacccaaaCCTTCCCACTGAGCCTcatcccctccacacacccagaatcccctccctccccaagccccactctccctgcacctggaccaccccaccAAGCTACCcgcacccagatccccctccactgagccccaaccatctTCACCCGGACTCCcgtgcagagtcccattaccattgcatcCAGAACAATCCAACAAGCCCCTGCGCATCCAGATTTACCCCCTGgccctggatcccccactgagccaccagCATCCAGATTGCCCCCCCACAGAACCTTTTCAACCcatacctggatccccccacactaagcccctccacacttggatcctgccctgctgagcctgcctgcccacacctggtgaaCCTGGCATTGAGGGGTAGGGCcatggggtgtttctggggcagagccGGTCCTTGTGCTGTACCAGGGTTGGgcgcagcctcaccgctgagtccatgtcctggggcggggggacggAAGCTGCActgtgatctcccacctctgtgcagccagtggcctgtgctccccaatgccatgctggagcctctacatttatttgacaaataaaattagcagaatttttaattttttggcacagaatgctcTCAGGAGTAGAGCATGCTTTGACCACAGGTAGCActcatggggccaaattctgccctcatttacatgAGTGCTATTCCAGTGAAGCCACCAAAGGAAGAATTGGGTCCCTGATGCCAATTTAAACCTTGTTAAGTTGGTGAAAGTATGTCAACAATTCCACAGGAATGAGTGAAGGGTTACTTACTGAAAACGTATACAGCAAAAACCATTTTCATCCATTACCAAGACTTTTTTCGGGGGGTAAACAATGACCTAAAGATAGACCCATCCTCTGGATATCATAATGTTGTCTATTTCGATTATATGTTAGGGACTACCTTCTGTGTCTGAACTCGACTGTCACAGCATACAtggttttttccttttctgcactgtaaggtctgaggccttcttctgcagccatattaggagagcagcagccaggagccaagaagcaggaagtcacatcctcacattccttCTAAATTACAGTAAAATAATGTAATACTGGGCTGCTAAGAAGGAGATCCTGCCCTAATAGCACCCACcaatcaccagataaagaaacaaatcttaaaatgtttaaagaaaactttgtttgatagcattctgtctggcaaggaatcACTTAACAGTTGTGGGTGTGAAATCTCTACTACTTTATTCTTTTGCCTTTATGGTCCCTACTTTTCTATTGTTTATCTCTATGGCTTCTGCCTGGTTTTTTGATTGTTTCTGTTTGTTATGTAACTAATTTTTCAAGGTATAAATCAACTAAGGTGGTTGAAGATTGGTTGAAGAATTGTTTCGCAATATGCCAGGATTAGTCAAGGAATTATTTTGTAAtactttagtaaaatgattggttaaggtatacctaagcaggactcaagtttcactatataaactggggtccaaaagaaagttctttggaaccaactcagctcaagatcagagctgccagatctCAACACCCTGACAACTATATTGTGCAGAAGCTGAAGtccccagatgacctgatcctgactggccagtAAGAAaagttattgggagtggtgagcattgtatgtttagcgtgtgcattctgttttggtgttCGTTAATAGAGATTTAGGATAtcactgtgtaaggctctttcactggtaaaagaccctgcAAACCCACAGAGTGTAAGGCTATGTCTTGAGCCTATGGAAGGGTAATGGTTGATGCCctagagcagcatttctcaaactgaggTCAATGGACCCTTGGGGGTCCCCAAGGGTACTTTAGGGGGTCCGCGGATCCCACTGAGAAactccttccctttcctcccagtgcctccttcaTGCTGGGGAACTGCTGtgaaggaggtgctgggagggaggggtaggagcaGGGAGACTTGGCtctgtgccagctgcttccaggctAGGCAATGTCTCTGCGGCCCCAAGGGGTGGGGCAAAGGGTCTCcccgtgctgcccccgccccaagtgctgactccgcaggtcccattggccaggaattgcagccaatgggagctgcgggggcagtgcccgCAGGCTGGGGCAGTGCGAGgagaccccctgccctcccctgcctaGAAGCCTCTGCCAGAAGGATGTGCCAgttgggagccgcccgaggtaagcgctacctccctcaccccagcccagagcccacacccaaactccctcccggagcccacacccctcgccccctcccacatctaaattccctcccagaacccgcacctcaccccttcctgcacccacactccctcccagagcctgcaccccaacccccctgccccagcctggtgaaagtgagcgagggtgggggagagcgagggagggagtgggggatggagtgagcaggggcggggcctcagagaaggggcagggcaagggctgAGCAGGGGGGTTTAGGGTccctgaaaaattttaaatcaaaatgggtgtcctcgggttgctaaagtttgagaactgctgccctagAGTGTGCAGGTAACAGCGTAACTGTAGATGTTTCCTTTTACTGccacctccctggctgcaatagACTTAAAAGAAAACACGCAGATTGAATCAGGTGGTGTAGTTCAGTGGTTGCACAAAAATCATATACCAGGAAGATCTTAAATGCAACTGACTCTTTGGGTCCACAGGCATTTCACTTGACTGCCTTGTGCCGAAGAAGCTATGAAGAACAGATGATAAGTATGAGCTGAGCTTCACTGGGTTAGTATATTACAGAAAAATGACATTGTCAAAAAGGAAACAGCGTATGCTCCTTCTCTGTAAAAACATTCACATACAGTGTTAAGATTTAACTCTATCAGTAGCTGAAGTTACAGCAGCTGATGCCAAAGGCTCCCAAGTACGTATAAAATCTTCATTGACATATTACTCTTAACCTAAAGCATCTGTTACTACTGCATACTATGAAGTATTTCCTAAAAGCCAAAACCAATATTTATGCAATCCTTTAGAATACAAAAAGAGATTCAACTTCTTTTCCTCTAACAAACCCTGTATTTTCAT
The Natator depressus isolate rNatDep1 chromosome 2, rNatDep2.hap1, whole genome shotgun sequence DNA segment above includes these coding regions:
- the PKIA gene encoding cAMP-dependent protein kinase inhibitor alpha → MTDVESTYADFIASGRTGRRNALHDILVSSTSGNSSELSLKLSELDINKREGEGDAQRNPTEQAGEAQGEAAKQES